A portion of the Thiohalomonas denitrificans genome contains these proteins:
- a CDS encoding TorD/DmsD family molecular chaperone, with protein MTETIQRADTVEALRSRAHWYRLLAGAFAEEPQSGFLRELRGEQCLADLAELGVDFDDDFLGHDEEMLTEELAAEYTMLFIAPGGFPPVESVRLQGGYRQSAVNETRDAYAAEGFAVQSGRFATFEDHLSVEMQFIAALLEGQAEALVAGNENEARRIGKVVKRFWVKHLGRWSRGFAQIVEGATEHSFYREMARLLEAFTLAELEVLGLDVADEDGARLRAPKPDAVTRPMQCGGAAT; from the coding sequence ATGACTGAGACAATACAGCGAGCGGATACGGTCGAAGCCCTGCGTAGCCGCGCCCACTGGTACCGGCTACTGGCAGGTGCTTTTGCCGAAGAGCCGCAGAGCGGTTTTTTGCGTGAACTGCGTGGCGAACAGTGTCTGGCGGATCTTGCCGAGCTCGGCGTCGATTTCGATGACGATTTTCTGGGCCACGATGAGGAGATGCTGACGGAAGAGTTGGCCGCTGAATACACCATGCTGTTCATTGCGCCCGGAGGGTTTCCGCCGGTGGAGTCGGTGCGACTGCAGGGCGGTTATCGCCAGAGCGCAGTCAACGAGACCCGCGATGCCTATGCCGCTGAGGGGTTTGCGGTGCAGTCCGGGCGCTTCGCAACTTTCGAGGACCACCTGTCGGTGGAGATGCAGTTCATCGCAGCCCTGCTGGAAGGGCAGGCCGAAGCGCTCGTTGCCGGTAACGAGAACGAGGCGCGTCGTATCGGGAAGGTGGTGAAGCGTTTCTGGGTGAAACACCTGGGACGCTGGAGCAGGGGCTTTGCGCAAATCGTGGAAGGGGCGACCGAACACAGCTTCTACCGCGAAATGGCGCGGTTGCTGGAGGCCTTTACCCTCGCGGAACTCGAGGTGCTGGGACTGGACGTCGCGGATGAGGACGGGGCAAGGCTGAGGGCACCCAAACCCGATGCGGTAACCCGGCCGATGCAGTGCGGGGGAGCGGCTACATGA
- a CDS encoding DUF309 domain-containing protein, translating into MSLLLWDELAALWQSGDFRGVHDWVNERWSRTVQESPDGDADPFARFLQGLAFAALAFHFAEEQNGESAAIFVEDGLEVLSRLPPSYAGIEITPIVDALAELRERLPVTGLGLPIPPVVAGVRALRFSHGSM; encoded by the coding sequence ATGAGTTTGCTTTTGTGGGATGAGCTGGCGGCATTGTGGCAGTCGGGTGATTTCCGCGGCGTGCATGACTGGGTCAATGAGCGCTGGTCGCGGACGGTGCAGGAGTCCCCGGACGGCGACGCCGACCCGTTCGCCCGCTTCTTGCAGGGCCTGGCGTTTGCCGCGCTCGCCTTTCACTTCGCTGAAGAGCAGAACGGCGAGAGTGCGGCCATCTTCGTTGAAGATGGCCTCGAGGTGCTGTCGCGCCTCCCGCCCTCGTATGCCGGCATTGAGATCACCCCCATCGTTGACGCACTGGCTGAGCTTCGCGAGCGTCTGCCGGTGACCGGTCTGGGGCTCCCCATCCCGCCCGTAGTCGCCGGTGTACGGGCGTTGCGCTTTTCCCACGGGAGTATGTAA
- a CDS encoding NADH-quinone oxidoreductase subunit I — MAIAMETLPEVRIQRCVRYRFRYSHCSRCADGCPPGALTPDEEGVTLDAARCSGCGLCGTACPTAVFEPARLPLAALVKPETPSLSIVCAPSGLRGEVRVPCLGDLDLALLASLAQREIAVTLRVAGHCENCANAPVGGERVEGLAGALDELGKAASDQGLPWSAPLVETEDTGRTHQADRRQLFRRWANRVVQSSHDQVELEVPAFAVRAAAHFVPARRRLAEVVLGRFEAVPESTGLALLLGVGSIDARAGRCTGCESCARVCPSGALKIFEGDSRWELQFRIGQCLGCGVCVEACGAGALTLHHHWQPAADAPVALHSLRRFLCESCGRFFIGLEEDTCPVCSDDEDNFEAIFG, encoded by the coding sequence ATGGCCATTGCAATGGAAACCCTTCCCGAGGTCCGCATTCAGCGCTGCGTGCGTTACCGTTTTCGCTACAGCCACTGCAGCCGCTGTGCCGACGGCTGTCCTCCCGGCGCGCTAACACCCGATGAGGAGGGTGTGACGCTTGATGCAGCGCGCTGCAGCGGTTGCGGCCTGTGTGGTACCGCCTGTCCCACAGCGGTGTTCGAACCGGCCCGACTTCCGTTGGCGGCATTGGTGAAGCCGGAGACCCCGTCGCTGAGCATCGTCTGTGCCCCGTCCGGATTGAGAGGGGAGGTGCGGGTGCCCTGTCTGGGCGACCTGGACCTTGCGCTGCTCGCCAGCCTAGCGCAGCGCGAAATCGCGGTAACCTTGCGGGTCGCGGGACACTGTGAGAATTGCGCCAATGCCCCCGTAGGCGGAGAGCGGGTGGAGGGGCTTGCCGGTGCACTTGACGAGTTGGGTAAGGCGGCATCCGATCAGGGACTTCCCTGGAGCGCGCCGCTCGTGGAAACCGAAGATACTGGACGTACGCACCAGGCGGATCGCCGGCAACTGTTTCGCCGCTGGGCCAATCGTGTCGTTCAGAGTTCACATGACCAGGTCGAGTTGGAGGTTCCCGCATTCGCTGTCCGCGCTGCGGCGCACTTCGTTCCAGCGCGGCGCCGACTGGCCGAGGTGGTACTGGGACGGTTTGAGGCCGTTCCCGAATCGACTGGACTCGCTCTTCTATTGGGAGTCGGCAGCATCGATGCTCGAGCGGGGAGATGTACTGGTTGTGAGTCCTGCGCCCGGGTTTGCCCCAGCGGCGCACTGAAGATTTTTGAAGGAGATAGCCGCTGGGAACTGCAATTCAGGATCGGACAGTGCCTGGGGTGCGGTGTCTGTGTTGAGGCGTGTGGGGCCGGTGCGCTGACGCTACATCATCATTGGCAGCCCGCAGCGGATGCGCCGGTAGCATTACACTCCCTGCGGCGGTTCCTTTGCGAGAGTTGCGGGCGCTTTTTTATCGGACTGGAGGAGGATACCTGCCCGGTCTGTTCGGATGACGAAGACAATTTCGAGGCCATTTTCGGCTGA
- a CDS encoding glucosaminidase domain-containing protein: MLQQTPESDARLPLPLLSMVAVVLPLLVAGLLDWFVVIPGDRSIRFEIPLVVVTASDADTLESIFSRHNYFWPPENTVPPLLVARIPSDVSRLHAERKKSLFFRIMLPVVLAENERVRNLRQTVRKGFENGAPPPDSEQWQQLTALARDYGVEMEVADPLFERRLLKRIDVIPPGLMLAQAANESAWGTSRFAREGNNLFGEWTWNADQGMVPLRRTAGADHYVRKFPDLRSSVRAYLKNLNTGRAYSELRRIRAELRKAGRSLEPQVLAEGLLRYSERGPDYVTEIRAMIDYNGLSDLGPLQLAESPRVD; this comes from the coding sequence ATGCTTCAACAAACTCCCGAATCCGATGCCCGGTTGCCGTTGCCCCTGCTGTCTATGGTCGCTGTTGTCCTGCCCCTTCTGGTTGCCGGATTGCTGGATTGGTTCGTGGTCATCCCGGGCGACCGCTCTATCCGTTTCGAGATCCCCTTGGTAGTCGTAACGGCTTCAGACGCCGATACACTCGAATCCATCTTCAGCCGCCACAACTATTTCTGGCCGCCGGAGAACACGGTTCCACCACTGCTGGTGGCCAGGATTCCTTCGGACGTAAGCCGTTTGCATGCGGAGCGTAAAAAGAGCCTGTTCTTCCGGATAATGCTTCCTGTGGTACTGGCGGAGAACGAGCGGGTTCGGAACCTGCGACAGACCGTTCGCAAGGGGTTTGAAAACGGTGCGCCGCCTCCCGACAGCGAGCAATGGCAACAGCTGACAGCACTCGCCAGGGACTACGGCGTCGAGATGGAGGTCGCCGACCCGCTGTTCGAGCGCCGATTATTAAAGCGCATCGATGTGATCCCTCCCGGGCTGATGCTGGCGCAGGCGGCCAATGAGAGTGCCTGGGGTACTTCTCGGTTCGCGCGCGAGGGCAACAATCTGTTCGGGGAGTGGACCTGGAATGCGGATCAGGGGATGGTGCCGTTGCGTCGCACGGCGGGTGCCGACCATTACGTGCGCAAATTTCCGGACCTGCGCAGTTCAGTACGGGCCTATTTGAAGAACCTCAACACGGGCCGCGCCTATAGTGAACTGCGCAGGATCCGTGCCGAGTTGCGAAAGGCTGGTCGGTCTCTGGAGCCGCAGGTATTGGCCGAGGGGTTGCTGCGCTATTCGGAACGCGGTCCCGACTATGTAACCGAGATCCGCGCCATGATCGACTACAACGGGCTTAGTGATTTGGGTCCGCTGCAATTGGCGGAATCACCCAGGGTTGACTGA
- a CDS encoding polysaccharide deacetylase family protein, with product MRIILSALLLGTILAACNAGAESPGHAVAFMYHRVDDSRYPSTNVRQEDFGAQLDYLEREGFRIWPLERIVRHLKTGMPIPERTIAITFDDAYHSVYENAWPQLRERDWPFTVFVSTHGVDQGLSDIMDWEQMREMQATGVRFANHSTSHDHLLARRSGESAATWNKRVKGDIRAAEARLREELGDAVNPGRLFAYPFGEYSSALADLVEDLGYVGFGQHSGAMGPLSDLRALPRYPINENFSDLDEFAIKANSLPLPVISLTPRDPLVESNNPPRLSITLAPNSIDPERLACYGGPQGRLPLELSGRDENRFSMQASEPFEPGRARYNCTAPSAGGGWYWFSQPWVIPPIAADPNH from the coding sequence ATGCGAATAATTCTTTCCGCTCTACTGCTGGGCACCATCCTTGCCGCCTGCAATGCCGGCGCCGAATCGCCGGGGCATGCCGTCGCCTTCATGTACCATCGTGTCGATGATTCCCGCTATCCCTCGACCAACGTCCGTCAGGAAGATTTCGGGGCGCAGTTGGACTACCTCGAGCGAGAGGGGTTTCGGATCTGGCCGCTGGAACGCATCGTCCGTCACCTGAAGACGGGAATGCCGATCCCCGAACGTACGATAGCGATCACTTTCGACGACGCCTATCACAGCGTCTACGAAAACGCCTGGCCACAGCTACGGGAGCGGGACTGGCCGTTCACGGTGTTCGTCAGCACCCACGGGGTGGACCAGGGCCTGTCCGACATCATGGACTGGGAACAGATGCGCGAGATGCAGGCGACCGGCGTGAGATTCGCCAACCACAGCACCTCCCATGATCATCTGCTCGCTCGCAGATCCGGTGAATCCGCGGCCACCTGGAACAAACGGGTAAAAGGAGATATTCGCGCAGCCGAGGCACGGCTGCGGGAGGAGTTGGGCGATGCAGTCAATCCGGGACGTTTGTTCGCCTACCCGTTCGGAGAGTACAGTTCGGCCCTCGCCGACCTCGTCGAGGACCTCGGCTACGTCGGATTTGGCCAGCACTCGGGGGCCATGGGCCCGTTATCGGACCTTCGTGCGCTGCCCCGCTATCCCATCAACGAGAACTTCTCGGACCTGGATGAGTTTGCCATCAAGGCAAACAGTCTCCCGCTACCGGTGATTTCACTTACCCCCCGGGACCCCCTGGTGGAGAGCAACAATCCGCCCCGACTGAGCATCACGCTGGCTCCGAATAGCATCGATCCGGAACGGCTGGCCTGCTATGGCGGTCCCCAGGGGCGCCTGCCACTGGAGCTGTCAGGGCGGGACGAGAACCGGTTTTCCATGCAGGCCTCCGAGCCATTCGAACCGGGCCGGGCACGCTACAACTGCACGGCGCCCTCAGCGGGCGGGGGTTGGTACTGGTTCAGTCAACCCTGGGTGATTCCGCCAATTGCAGCGGACCCAAATCACTAA
- the glgP gene encoding alpha-glucan family phosphorylase: MANLHTNPSYLPRPLPPQLAGLAELALDVRWNWNHAADRLWESIDPELWNATGNAWLILESVSHRRLEKLAEDETFRSELERLLATREKYLASSSWFSETHASDELNGVAYLSMEFGLGEALPIYSGGLGILAGDHLKTASDLGVPLIGVGLLYQQGYFRQSLDATGEQIASYPYNDPTLLPVMPLRDVEGEWLRVSIDLPGRELHLRAWQVQAGRNRLYLLDSNHPLNGPADRGITAELYGGSVEMRLQQELVLGIGGWRLLRALAIQCDVLHLNEGHPAFAVLERAADFMRRSGTDFSTALRATAAGNIFTSHTPVDAAFDRFPKELIAQYLEPLTRSLGVELEELLALGRINGPDAHEPFNMAYLALRCSARINGVSQLHGEVSRSIFQPLFPGRPRHEIPIGHVTNGVHMPSWDSAHADRLWTNACGKERWLGAQEGLEAGFRAVDDETLWDFRGRQRQDLIGHLRQRLVRQLRARGQGPALAESLIERLDPNCLTIGFARRFATYKRPDLLLHDPQRLERLLNDSERPVQLVIAGKAHPKDRLGQKMVRRWSDFMHHSRAQGRMVFVEDYAIGLATELVQGVDLWLNTPLRPWEASGTSGMKVLVNGGLNISELDGWWAEAYRPEAGWSIGDGREHDSDPAWDAHEAEQLYSLLENEVVPAFYNRNEQGIPTAWVQRLRESMAHLTPTFSANRMVRQYTEDYYLPAAAEWRRRVDNNGALAEELEAWRHSIKKHWPRLHFGGGGVENDGEHYLFRLQIFLDEIDPDFVAAQLYAVPRSEDEQSVWPLERGQPLPGTVNGFTFHARVPADRPAEHYTPRLVPHHPHARVPLESPLILWRHSSLSAP; encoded by the coding sequence ATGGCAAACCTGCATACCAACCCGAGTTACCTGCCGCGCCCGCTGCCACCGCAACTTGCGGGACTGGCCGAGCTGGCGCTGGATGTGCGCTGGAACTGGAATCACGCCGCCGACCGTCTCTGGGAAAGCATCGACCCGGAACTCTGGAACGCCACGGGCAATGCCTGGCTGATCCTGGAGAGTGTATCCCACCGTCGGCTGGAGAAGCTTGCCGAAGATGAAACCTTCCGGTCGGAACTGGAGCGTTTGCTGGCGACCAGAGAGAAGTACCTCGCGTCGTCAAGCTGGTTCAGTGAAACCCACGCCAGTGATGAACTGAACGGTGTCGCTTACCTGAGCATGGAGTTCGGCCTGGGCGAGGCGCTGCCCATCTATTCCGGTGGGCTCGGCATCCTTGCCGGCGATCACCTGAAGACGGCCAGTGACCTCGGTGTTCCCCTGATTGGAGTGGGACTGCTTTACCAGCAGGGCTACTTCCGCCAAAGCCTGGATGCCACTGGTGAACAGATCGCCAGCTATCCCTATAACGACCCGACGCTGCTCCCGGTCATGCCCCTGCGCGATGTCGAGGGTGAGTGGCTGCGGGTCAGCATCGATTTGCCGGGTCGCGAACTTCACCTGCGGGCCTGGCAGGTCCAGGCCGGACGCAACCGGCTCTACCTGCTTGACAGCAACCATCCGCTGAATGGACCGGCTGACCGCGGCATTACAGCGGAGCTCTACGGCGGCAGTGTAGAGATGCGACTGCAACAGGAGCTGGTCCTCGGCATCGGCGGTTGGCGGCTGCTGCGTGCCCTTGCCATCCAGTGTGACGTACTCCATCTTAATGAAGGCCACCCGGCGTTTGCGGTCCTTGAGCGGGCTGCCGATTTCATGCGCCGCTCCGGCACCGATTTTTCAACAGCGCTTCGGGCCACGGCAGCGGGCAACATCTTCACCAGCCACACTCCGGTGGATGCAGCCTTCGATCGCTTTCCAAAGGAGCTGATCGCACAGTATCTGGAGCCTCTCACCCGATCGCTGGGAGTCGAACTGGAAGAGCTGCTGGCCCTCGGCCGCATCAATGGACCCGATGCCCATGAGCCGTTCAACATGGCCTACCTGGCTTTGCGGTGCAGCGCCCGCATAAACGGCGTCAGTCAGCTTCACGGCGAAGTCAGCCGCAGCATCTTTCAACCCCTGTTCCCCGGACGTCCCCGGCACGAGATACCCATCGGCCACGTCACCAACGGGGTGCATATGCCCTCGTGGGATTCAGCCCATGCCGACCGACTGTGGACCAACGCCTGCGGGAAAGAGCGCTGGCTCGGCGCGCAGGAGGGCCTGGAGGCGGGTTTCCGGGCAGTCGATGACGAGACCCTCTGGGACTTTCGGGGCCGTCAGCGCCAGGACCTGATCGGTCACCTGCGCCAACGGCTGGTCCGGCAGCTGCGGGCGCGCGGGCAGGGCCCCGCCCTCGCGGAGTCATTGATCGAACGACTCGATCCCAACTGCCTGACCATTGGCTTTGCCCGTCGTTTCGCTACCTACAAACGGCCCGACCTGCTGTTGCATGATCCGCAACGGCTGGAGCGACTGCTGAATGACTCCGAGAGACCCGTCCAGCTGGTAATCGCCGGCAAGGCCCACCCCAAAGATCGGCTGGGTCAAAAGATGGTGCGGCGCTGGAGCGATTTCATGCACCACTCCCGGGCGCAAGGTCGCATGGTATTCGTGGAAGACTACGCCATCGGTCTGGCCACCGAACTGGTGCAGGGGGTGGATCTATGGCTCAACACCCCACTGCGCCCCTGGGAGGCGAGTGGTACCAGCGGCATGAAGGTGCTGGTCAATGGCGGGCTCAACATTTCCGAGCTGGACGGCTGGTGGGCCGAGGCCTATCGTCCGGAAGCGGGCTGGTCGATCGGCGATGGCCGCGAGCATGATAGCGACCCGGCATGGGATGCCCATGAGGCAGAGCAGCTCTACTCCCTGCTGGAGAACGAGGTGGTGCCCGCCTTTTATAACCGGAATGAGCAGGGAATCCCCACCGCCTGGGTGCAGCGGCTGCGAGAGAGCATGGCCCACCTGACGCCGACGTTTTCCGCCAACCGCATGGTGCGCCAATATACCGAAGACTACTATCTGCCTGCAGCGGCGGAGTGGCGTCGCCGTGTCGATAACAATGGTGCGCTTGCAGAAGAGCTCGAGGCCTGGCGACACTCCATCAAAAAGCACTGGCCTCGCCTTCACTTTGGCGGCGGCGGCGTCGAGAACGATGGCGAACACTACCTTTTCCGCCTGCAGATCTTTCTCGATGAAATCGACCCGGATTTTGTGGCTGCGCAACTTTATGCCGTGCCGCGGAGCGAGGACGAACAGTCGGTCTGGCCCCTTGAGCGTGGCCAGCCGCTGCCCGGCACCGTCAATGGGTTCACCTTCCATGCCCGGGTCCCCGCCGATCGGCCGGCAGAACACTACACCCCACGGCTGGTGCCACATCATCCACACGCCCGGGTTCCACTGGAGAGCCCACTGATCCTGTGGAGGCACTCCAGCCTGAGCGCACCGTGA
- a CDS encoding Tex family protein — translation MTIFQRIADELGVRVAQTEATVQLLDSGATVPFVARYRKEATGGLDDIQLRRLEERLAYLRELEDRRATVLKSIDEQGLLTPELKKAVVEADTKTRLEDLYRPFMPKRRTKAQIAREAGLEALAIGLLEDPMLEPETEAGKYIDADKGVADSAAALEGARQILMEQFAEDAELVGRLREYLWDNATVKSLVVAGKEQEGAKFSDYFDYSEPVKNIPSHRALALFRGRKEGILNLTLCLPEDEAEGRSPLEPSSGERHIVAHFGIRNEGRPADRWMADTVRWAWRVKILTHLDTDLKGRLREAAEEEAIKVFGQNLHDLLLAAPAGPRATMGLDPGLRTGVKVAVVDSTGKLVDTATIYPHAPKNRWDESIAALATLAARHHVDLVSIGNGTASRETDRLVADLSKRHPELKLSKVIVSEAGASVYSASEYASNEMPDVDVSLRGAASIARRLQDPLAELVKIEPKSIGVGQYQHDVSQVRLARALEAVVEDCVNAVGVDANTASSALLSRVAGLGPALAANVVAFRDEHGAFATRKQLLKVSRLGDKAFEQAAGFLRIMNGDNPLDASAVHPESYPVVERIRDASGRSINELIGDSRYLRSLKPVDFTDERFGEPTVRDILAELEKPGRDPRPEFKTAAFKEGVEEMKDLTAGMILEGVVTNVTNFGAFVDIGVHQDGLVHISAMSEKFIRDPREVVKAGDLVKVKVMEVDLPRKRIGLTMRMSDSLQGKTATERSKGERRPDGGKPKQGKREQPAAGNSAMADALAKLKR, via the coding sequence ATGACTATTTTCCAGCGCATTGCCGATGAGCTCGGCGTCAGGGTTGCCCAGACCGAGGCGACCGTGCAGCTCCTCGACAGCGGGGCTACGGTACCTTTTGTGGCCCGCTACCGGAAAGAGGCGACCGGTGGTCTGGACGACATCCAGTTGCGCCGGCTTGAGGAGCGGCTGGCCTATCTCCGCGAGCTGGAGGATCGGCGGGCGACCGTACTGAAAAGTATCGACGAGCAGGGTCTGCTGACGCCGGAGCTGAAGAAGGCCGTTGTCGAGGCCGATACCAAGACCCGCCTGGAGGATCTTTACCGCCCCTTCATGCCCAAGCGTCGCACCAAGGCGCAGATCGCCCGCGAGGCGGGGCTGGAGGCGTTGGCGATCGGTCTACTGGAAGACCCGATGCTTGAGCCGGAAACCGAGGCGGGGAAATATATCGATGCCGACAAGGGAGTGGCGGACAGTGCGGCGGCCCTGGAGGGGGCGCGGCAGATCCTGATGGAGCAGTTTGCCGAGGATGCCGAACTGGTGGGTAGGCTGCGTGAATACCTTTGGGACAACGCCACCGTGAAGTCGCTCGTGGTGGCCGGCAAGGAGCAGGAGGGGGCCAAGTTCTCGGACTACTTCGACTATTCGGAACCCGTCAAAAACATCCCCTCCCATCGGGCGCTGGCGCTGTTCCGGGGGCGCAAGGAGGGGATACTGAATCTCACTCTGTGCCTGCCGGAAGACGAGGCCGAGGGGCGCAGCCCACTCGAACCCTCCAGCGGTGAACGGCATATCGTCGCCCATTTCGGGATCCGCAACGAGGGGCGCCCGGCCGACCGATGGATGGCGGATACCGTGCGTTGGGCCTGGCGCGTCAAGATACTTACCCATCTGGATACCGATCTGAAGGGGCGCCTTCGCGAGGCGGCGGAGGAGGAGGCCATCAAGGTTTTCGGTCAGAACCTGCACGACCTGTTGCTGGCCGCTCCCGCCGGACCGCGGGCTACCATGGGCCTCGACCCGGGCCTGCGCACCGGCGTCAAGGTGGCGGTGGTGGACAGTACCGGCAAACTGGTGGATACCGCCACCATCTATCCGCACGCCCCGAAGAATCGCTGGGACGAATCGATAGCCGCATTGGCCACGCTGGCCGCCAGGCACCACGTGGATCTGGTATCCATCGGTAATGGCACTGCCTCCCGTGAAACCGATCGGCTGGTGGCGGACCTCAGCAAGCGCCATCCGGAACTGAAACTGAGCAAGGTGATCGTCAGCGAGGCGGGTGCCTCGGTCTACTCGGCGTCCGAGTACGCCTCCAACGAGATGCCCGACGTCGATGTCTCACTACGTGGCGCCGCCTCCATCGCCAGGCGCCTGCAGGACCCGCTGGCGGAGCTGGTGAAGATCGAGCCCAAATCCATCGGTGTAGGCCAGTATCAGCATGACGTATCCCAGGTGAGGCTGGCGCGCGCCCTGGAGGCGGTGGTGGAGGATTGCGTGAACGCCGTGGGGGTGGATGCCAACACCGCCTCCAGCGCGCTGCTGTCCCGGGTAGCGGGCCTCGGTCCGGCACTGGCGGCCAACGTGGTGGCCTTTCGCGATGAGCATGGCGCCTTTGCCACCCGCAAGCAGCTGCTCAAGGTGTCGCGCCTGGGTGACAAGGCCTTTGAACAGGCGGCGGGCTTCCTGCGCATCATGAACGGTGACAATCCGCTGGATGCCTCCGCCGTGCATCCCGAGTCCTACCCCGTGGTCGAGCGCATCCGCGATGCAAGCGGGCGCTCCATCAATGAACTGATTGGCGACAGCCGATATCTGCGTTCCCTGAAACCGGTCGATTTCACGGATGAACGATTTGGCGAGCCCACCGTTCGCGACATCCTCGCCGAACTGGAAAAACCGGGTCGTGACCCGCGTCCGGAGTTCAAGACTGCTGCCTTCAAGGAGGGGGTGGAAGAGATGAAGGACCTGACTGCGGGGATGATCCTGGAAGGCGTGGTGACCAACGTCACCAATTTCGGTGCCTTCGTGGACATCGGCGTTCACCAGGATGGACTGGTACACATCTCCGCCATGTCGGAGAAATTCATCAGGGATCCACGGGAGGTGGTGAAGGCGGGTGACCTGGTGAAGGTGAAGGTCATGGAGGTGGACCTGCCGCGCAAGCGTATCGGATTGACCATGCGCATGAGTGATTCGCTCCAGGGAAAGACGGCCACCGAACGCTCGAAGGGAGAGCGACGCCCCGACGGAGGCAAGCCAAAACAAGGGAAACGTGAACAGCCGGCAGCGGGCAACTCCGCCATGGCCGATGCCCTGGCCAAGCTGAAGCGGTAA
- the dinB gene encoding DNA polymerase IV, which translates to MSRAILHVDMDAFFASVEVRERPELRGRPVIVGGTPEGRGVVAAASYEARRFGVHSAMPTATALRLCPKAVVLPPRHGLYSQVSRRIHTVFERYTPQIEPLSLDEAFLDVTGSLRLFGSAAAIGRRIKGEILEELGLIASVGVAPNKFLAKLASDMNKPDGFFQFDPERIAETLDPLPVTRLWGVGPATARQLERLGIRTVGQLRHYSRRLIVRHLGRGGEHLWELAHGIDARPVVSEQETKSVSNETTFARDIHDPNSLRMWLSELSEQVAWRLRRQELAGRTITLKVRFQDFTTVTRSLSLPAVTDLTSEIRDTALRLYEERLDHPHPSVRLLGVGVSGFETPEARQQSLFHEVRARNSRVDTIVDQVRSRFGRDAVRRGGSRR; encoded by the coding sequence ATGAGCCGGGCCATTCTTCATGTCGATATGGATGCCTTCTTCGCCTCGGTGGAGGTGCGGGAGCGTCCGGAGTTGCGCGGTCGTCCGGTGATCGTCGGTGGCACTCCGGAGGGGCGGGGCGTGGTCGCGGCGGCCAGTTACGAGGCGCGCCGTTTCGGGGTGCACAGTGCCATGCCGACGGCTACGGCACTGCGGCTGTGTCCGAAGGCCGTGGTACTGCCCCCGCGCCACGGGTTGTATTCGCAGGTCTCACGGCGGATCCACACCGTGTTCGAACGCTACACGCCCCAAATCGAGCCCCTCTCCCTGGACGAGGCGTTTCTTGACGTAACCGGCAGTCTGCGGCTGTTCGGCAGCGCCGCCGCGATCGGGCGCCGAATCAAGGGTGAAATCCTTGAAGAGTTGGGCCTGATCGCCTCGGTCGGGGTCGCGCCCAACAAATTCCTGGCCAAACTGGCCAGCGACATGAACAAGCCGGACGGTTTTTTTCAGTTCGACCCGGAGCGGATTGCCGAGACCCTGGATCCCCTGCCGGTGACGCGACTGTGGGGAGTGGGACCGGCCACGGCGCGCCAACTGGAACGCCTCGGGATCCGCACGGTGGGGCAGCTGCGGCACTATTCGCGGCGGCTCATTGTCCGCCATCTGGGGCGCGGCGGAGAGCATCTCTGGGAATTGGCCCACGGTATCGACGCGCGACCGGTAGTCTCCGAGCAGGAGACCAAATCGGTCTCCAACGAGACCACCTTTGCCCGGGATATCCACGACCCGAACAGCCTGCGGATGTGGCTCTCGGAACTGTCGGAGCAGGTGGCCTGGCGGCTGCGTCGGCAGGAGTTGGCGGGCCGTACCATTACGCTCAAAGTGCGTTTTCAGGACTTCACGACCGTGACGCGTTCTCTCTCTTTGCCGGCAGTGACCGATTTGACTTCGGAGATCCGGGATACGGCCCTCCGACTCTATGAGGAACGACTCGATCACCCCCATCCATCGGTTCGACTGCTGGGGGTCGGGGTAAGCGGTTTCGAAACCCCCGAGGCCCGACAGCAGTCGCTCTTTCACGAGGTTCGTGCCCGCAACAGTCGGGTGGATACCATCGTCGACCAGGTTCGCTCCCGTTTCGGTAGAGACGCCGTACGCCGCGGCGGGAGTCGGCGTTGA